ACGACGAACGCGACTACGCCTTCGCCTCGAAGTTCGGCCTGCCGATCGTCGAAGTCGTCCAGTCCCCCAAAGACCACGACATCACACAGGAGGCATGGACCGGACACGGCGAACTCATCAACTCGGGCAACGAAGAAGTCTCCATCAACGGCATGCCCGTCGATGAAGCGAAAAAGAAAATCACCGACTGGCTGCACGACAAAGCGCTCGGCTCGCCCAAGGTCAATTACAAGCTCCGCGACTGGCTGTTCAGCCGGCAACGCTACTGGGGCGAACCGTTCCCGATCCTGCACGGGCCCGATGGCGAAATCCGCACTGTCGATGAAGCCGACCTGCCCGTCGAGCTGCCCGAGATGGACGACTTCAAGCCCACGGGCTCCGACGACCCCGACGCCCCGCCCCAGCCCCCACTCGGCCGCGCGGGCGACGACTGGCAGACCGTTACGATCGACGGCACAACCTATCAACGCGAACTCAACACCATGCCCAACTGGGCCGGCTCATGCTGGTACTACCTTCGATATCTTGACCCACGGAATAATGACGCGCTGGCTGGGCCAGATGCGGAGCGGTATTGGATGCTCTCGAAAAGGGGCCAAGGCGCCAAGGGGTCAGGGGGCCAAGACAAAGGCAAAGGATCGAAGCACTCGGCCCCTCGGCCCCACGACCCCACGGCCCCTTCCGACTACCACGCCGGCGGCGTCGATCTCTACGTCGGCGGCGCGGAGCACGCGGTGCTGCACCTGCTCTACGCCCGGTTCTGGCACAAGTTCCTCTGCGATATCGGCACCGTATCCACGCCCGAGCCGTTCGGCCGATACTTTGCCCAGGGGTATATCCAGGCGTACTGCTACCGCGACGAGCGCGGCATGCCCGTCGAGGCGTCGCAGGTCTTCACCGAGACCGGCCGCCCTGCGGCCGAGGCACAGGGGGAGAAGGGCGCCAGCTTTGTCTATGAAGGCAAGCCCGTTACGGAAGAGTTCGGCAAGATGGGCAAATCACTCCGAAACGCGGTCGGCCCCGAAACCGTCTGCGAAGACTTCGGCTGCGACACGCTCCGGCTGTACGAGATGTACATGGGTCCGCTCGAACAGAGCAAGGTCTGGAACACCGCCGACATCGTCGGCGTCCACCGCTTCCTCAACCGGCTTTGGCGCGTCGTGCTCGACGAGGAGACCGGCAGGGTCCGCGTCGCCGACACTGCGCCCGACGAAGACCTCAACCGCAAAGTCCACGCCACGGTCAAGCGTGTCACCGAGGCGATGGAGGGCATGCACTTCAACGTCGCCATCGCCGCGCTGATCGAGCTCAACAACGCGCTCGTCGGCCAAGACGCCCCGCCCCGCGCAGCCGTCGAACCCCTCATCCGACTGCTCAACCCCATCGCCCCGCACGTCGCGGAAGAACTCTGGGCCCGGCTCGGCCACAGCACCTTCCTCGCCGACACCGGCTGGCCCACATGGGACGAGGCCGCGCTCAAGGTCGACGCCATCGAGATTCCCGTCCAGGTCAACGGCAAGCTGCGCGGCAAGGTGACAGTGCCTGTCGATGCCGACAACGACGCGATCGAGCAGCTCGCCAAGCAGGACGAGAACGTGGCCGAGCATTTAGACGGAAAAACCGTGCGAAAAGTCATTGTGATCCCCAAGCGGTTGATTAACATCGTGGTGAGTTAGGCCTTGAACCCGACAGATGACAGATCGACAGCACAACCCGAAGCCAAGGGCAAACACCTTGTGCGTATAGTTGGGCGATCGCTCTCTTGGGTTCTCTGTGCTATCGCAGCCGCCACCATCTTCACCCTTGGCCTGATGATCTACTATGAGTTTTTGTTTGTTGCTGTGGCATATACGAGGCCGATCCTCTTTGGTTTACGATCGGGCGGCCCTAACATGGGCCACTGGGTCGCGCGTCTGCCCGCATCCCCTTGCCTCTCGGCAGCTTCCGTGCTTGCGATCACTGTGATTGCAAAAGAGGCCGTCTTGTCCAAACGACTCGCCTGTTGCATTGTGACCAATCTGGCGGCAGTTTTGCTGTCATGCGTACTGCTATTCACTTTCTTCATCGCCCTGCTATTCAGCTAGGTACAATCCATTACCCTAGTCTCAAACACCAGCATTCCCATGATCCTCATCATCGACAACTACGACAGCTTCACCTACAACCTCGTCCAGCGCATCGGCGAGCTGATGGTGGCCAACGGCCACGACGCCGAGGCGCTGCCGATCAAGGTCGTGCGCAACGATAAGATCGCGCCCGACGAAGCGCTCGCGCTCAACCCCACGCACGTCATCGTCTCGCCCGGGCCCTGCACGCCCAACGAGGCCGGCGTGTCGATGGATGTGATCGACACCTTCGCGGGCAAGACCCCGCTGCTGGGCGTCTGCCTCGGGCACCAGTCCATCGGCCAGAAGTTCGGCATGGTCGTCGAGCGCCACACCAAGCTCATGCACGGCAAAACCAGCCCCGTCCACCACGACGGCCGGGGGCTCTTCGTCGGCATGTCCAACCCCTTCACCGCCACCCGCTACCACTCCCTCATCATCAACAAAGGCAGCTTCAACAACGAACGCTTCGAGGTCACCGCCTGGACGGATGAGGGCGAGATCATGGGCCTGCGCAGCAAGCCCGGCAGTTTTTCCGACAACGCAGGCGATGGAACGGAGCACCCACTGGAGGGTGTGCAGTTCCACCCCGAGAGTTTCTTGACGGTCGAGGGGCCGACGCTGCTGGCAAACTTCCTGGGACTGCCGAGGCCGAAGGTCGAATCGGTGATGTGATCGACTCGAAGTTCCCAGGGTGCCACACAACTGACCCGTCCGCGGGTCTGCTGTGTGCGTCTTGGAACAATAGTCTTGCATCCCACACACAGCAGCCCTTCGGGCAGTTGTGTGGCACCCGCTGTTTCACACTGCGTATCATGTAATCGTCACCCCGGAGCACCACGATGAAAACCACCACCCTCCGCTACGGCCGCGACACGATCACGCTGAGTGTGCCCGACTCGGCCGACCTGCTCAACGGGCCGACGATCCCCGCGCTGGCCGACCCCCAGGCGGCGGTGCGTGATGCGCTGCGCAGCCCCATCGGGTCCGACCCGCTGCGCGCGATCGCCGAGCGCAAGAAGCCCGACACCGTCTGCATCACGATGAGCGATATCACCCGGCCCGTGCCCAACGAACTCATCATCACCGCGATCCTCGAAGAACTTAACGCGGCCGGTGTCCCGGACAACGCCTGTACGATCCTCATCGCCACGGGGATGCACCGCCCCTCCACCGACGCCGAGCGCGAGCACATGCTCGGCCGCGCTTTGATGGACCGCTGTACGATCATCGACCACGAGGCCGACGCGACCGACACGCATGTCCGTGTGAGCGACGACCCGCCGGTGAGTGTGAACAAGCTCTACGCCGAGGCGGATTTGAAGATCGTGACCGGCCTGATCGAGCCGCACTTCATGGCCGGGTACTCCGGCGGGCGCAAGGGCATCTGCCCGGGCCTCGTCGACCTCGCCACCGTCCAGCGTTTCCACGGGGTCCAAACGATGGGCGACCTCAACTCCCGCGAAGGGTTGATGGAAGGCAACCCCTGCCACGCGATCTCGATGGCCGTCGCCACAAAGGTCGGCTGCGACTTCCTGGTCAATGCCGCGATCACCCACGACCGCCGGCCCGCGGGGGTCTACGCCGGCGATATGGTCGAGGCACATTTGGCCGGGTGCGCGCAGGTCGGCGACTGGACCTCGGCCGACCTCGAAACTACATATGACCTCGTCATTACTTCCGCAGGCGGGTACCCGCTGGACGAGAGTTTCTATCAGACGATCAAGGGCGTCGTGATGGCGCTGCCCGCGCTGCATGGGGACTCGACACTCGTCGTGTGTTCGGGCTGTAAAGAAGTCGGCTCGCCAGAGTTCACCAAGCTCATGGCCGAGTACGGCACGGACCACCGCGCGTTCCTCGACCACATCGAGACCAGCGGCGTCACCGGCAAGGACCAGTGGAGCTACCAGATGCACACCCGCGTGCTCGAAAAGATCGGCGTCGATCGGCTGCTCCTCGCCAACGACGAGATCGCCCGGGACGACCAGCCGGGCTTGGCCGTGAGCCCACTACGCGGTGAGGGCGCGGTGCAGCAGCGCGTGCAGGCGTTTGTGGATCGGTATGTCGCGGAACACCCGGACGCGCGGATCGCGGTGGTGCCGGAGGGGCCGTATACGATGCTGCGGGCTGGGGTGTTGGTGTAATATTCAACCAGCACAGATGCAATATATCACAAAGACTTGCCGGCCCGTTTTATCATCTTCTTCGCGTCCTTCACCCCGGCCTTTACTAACTTGCCATACTCTCTATCTGATAGATTACGAAGATCGTCTGTTGCGCCACATAATCGCCCAAGAACGCAAGCGTACATACCTGCATTAACTAGATTTATGACCGCATACGTGGTAATCGATGCCAAGTCGCCAATGCTTCCTCCGATCATAATGGGGTTTTCTAAACTCACAAAATTGCTGTGCCTAGCAGCAAGGAAATTGTTCTTAAAGAGATCGCCCAGCATTTTCTGTAGCAATTCACTGCGGCCTTTACTAGACGTGTCTGTAAACTTTCTATACTCCGCAAGCCTCGAACGCAAAACATCGTCTAATTTTCTTGATATCTCCTTATCGCTGTGAATCTCAAGAATTCTATCCGTGCAGTAGTTCCCAATATCGCGTAAAGATTCTAAATCTTGACCGTGCTTCGTCATAATCCACGCCATGAGATACAAGTAATATGCATGAGTCTCAAATTTCACAACAGCAATATTCGGATTTTCGCCTATACTGACTTCGTGTTCTAATATCGCCTCAGCGTGCAATTCTGCGCTCTCTATTAGTGTGGACACAATATTCTCTCGCTGATCTTTATCTGGAGACATGTCGGTTTTCCCTATAATAACTCTATGACAGCGAACTCCTGCCTGGAAACTGTTGAGTATACTTCGACTTGCTTGGGGGTACTCGCCATGGACTACACAGATTGGACCCTGCAGCCCGACGCATAGCATCCATCGAGACGACGATGCCTTCATTGGGAAAACAACGTGCGATGTATTTCTCGGTTGCCGTGGCGGCGGTTCCGATCGGTTTGATCGCGCGTTCGTTCCGTACGGGGGCGGACGCCTCGACGCCGGTGGGCTTTGTCGCAACGTATCTGGGGGATGTGTTGTGGGCGGTGCTGTTTTTCTTTGTGTTTGCGGGGGTGTTGCCGCGTTGGCGGACGGGCGCGCTGGCGGGGCTCACGCTTGGGGTGACGGTGGGGATCGAGTTGTCGCAGCTCTATCACGGCGAGCCGTTGGCGACGCTGCGGGGGTTTGGGCCGACGCGGTTCTTGTTGGGGACGAACTTTTTGTGGTCGGATGTATTGTGTTTGGTCGTTGGGACGGCAATCGCGGCGGGGGTGCATGGGGTTTTGAATCGGAAGTAGGGTGGGGAGAGTGAGTCCGCGAGCGATGCCCACCGTGCGCTGCCAGATCATCCGAGTTCTCATGGTGGGTATCGCTCGCGGACTCGCTCCACCCACCCTACGGGACGCGATGGCACCATCGGTTTTATATAAAAGCACACCCCGTTGCGAGCAACGGGGCATGCTGGGGGCGCGGGTTGGGTTATCTATCTTTGAGCGACTAGCCGAGGAGTGCGAGGACGGACTGGGCGGTCGAGTTGGCGATCGCCAATGTCGACGTGCCGGCCTGCTGGAGGATCTGGGCGCGGGTGAGCGCGGCGGTCTCGGTGGCGAAATCGGTGTCTCGGATCGAGCTTTCGGAGGCGGTGAGGTTTTCGAGCGCGACCTGCTGGGATCGCAGGGATGTGTCGAGCGTGTTGCGTTCGAAGGAGCCCAGCCGGCCTCGGAGGATGGAGACGCGGTCGATGGCGGCGTCGATGATGTCGGAGGCGGCGCGGGCGTTGCCGGCGACCAGGGAGTTGGCTTCGCCGGCGACGATGGAGTTGAGGAACCCGACGCGGGAGTTGCCGAGTCGTGACGCGGCGACGGACTGGATGCCGAAGCCGACCTGCTGCTGGGTGTTGATGCTGCCGCCGATCTGGTAGGTCGCCCCGCCGCCGGTGATGGTGTAGGTGTAGGGGCTGTTGACGGTCTGCGCGGCGCCGGAGGTCAAGGTCAGTTCGACGTTGAGGGTGGGCGAGTTGAGCGCGATGTCGAGCCCATCGCCCAGCGCGAGGTTGCCGTTGATGAGCGCGAGGGTATCGACGCCGACATCGCGGATGATGGCGGCCCCGCCTTGGGCGTCGTAGGCGTTGAAGAACTCGCCGCCGGTGAGTTTGTTGACGCTGACGAAGGCGTTGGAGCCAAACTCGGCGGACTGGAGGATGAGCCCGGAGGTCGGGTCGGCCGCGGAGGCGAGGACGGCCTGGATGCCGGTGGCGTCGGAGACGGCGTTGATGGCGACGGCGACGGCGGAGAGCGAGGTGCCCGAGGCGAAGGAGAAGGCCTGCACGCCGGTGGACCCCTGGACCTCGAAGCTGACGGCGGAGCTGAACGTGCCCGTGCCGTTGCCCGAGAGGAATAGTGAGCCGTGCTCGGCGGAGTTCAAGACTTCGACGGTGACGGGGATGCTGGTGTTGAGTCCGAAGTTAGCGCCGTTGATCTGCACGTCGGAGATCTGGCTGGTGACGATGCCGCTCGTCAGGTAGTCGAGCGAGCCGTTGAGCAGCTTGAGCCCGGCGAAGCTGGCGGTGTTGGAGATGCGGGTGATGGACTCGATGGCCGAGTCGATCTGAAGCTGGTTGGCCTCGATCTCTTCGCGTGAGAACGCGCCGGTGTTGGCGGACTCGACGACGAGCGACTTGATCGAGGTGAGCAGGTTGTTGATTTCCTGCAGCCCGCCCTCGGTGGTAGCGATGACGTTGCTGGCGCGCTCGATGTTGTCGACCGACTGGCCGATGCCGGCGATCTCGGTGCGCAGGCGTTCGGAGACGATCAGCCCGGCGGGGTCGTCGGCCCCGCGGTTGATGCGCAGTCCGGTGGACAGGCGCTGGAGGCGGACCCCGAGGTCGGAGTTGGTCCGCGCCAGGTTGTTCCGGGCGATGAGTGAGGAGACGTTGGTGTTAATCCGGCTCATGGTTGACAAACCTCCTTGTTTGTCGTCTCTGCGGTTTTTGCTTGTTTCCGCGGGGTTTCGTTTTCGGCTGGGTTTCTCGCTCCGTCGATCTTCCCAGCCGCTGGTTTTGTTCCTTGTGGACTACTCGATCTTGGCACGGGGGACGGATCGGCCGTTGCGTTTTCGCAGGTTCTGGTCGATGGCGTTGAGGTCGTCGACCTCGACCTTGCTGGCGTCGGCGTTCTCGCGTCGGATGGCCTCGTAGACCTCTTTGCGGTGGACCTGGATCGAACGCGGTGCGTTGATGCCGAGCCGGACTTTATCGCCCCTGATGTCGACGACGGTGATCTCGATCTCGTCGCCGATCATGATCGTTTCGTCGCGCTGTCGGGAAAGCACGAGCATGTGTGGGTGGCTCCTTCCATGGGCCGGATGGCGCCGCGACATCCTTGTCGGGGCGGTAGTCGTTCAGTTCACCCGCGCGGTACTGACACGGGCGGTCGGTGCGCCTTGGTATTGGCGCTCAGGGGCTCAGGCGCTCTGGGCCTGAAGCGGCGACGGCAGCTCGACCAGCGGCACACGGGTCGTGAACCGGCGATCGCTCAGGACGAGCTGTTCGCCGACACGGTCGGTGACGTGGATGACGAGCGGGCCCTGCAGGTTGCCGGTGAGGGTTTCGCCGCGTTTGTTGACGATGACGAGGACCTGGGCGTCGTCGATCGAGTGGATCCCGATCTCGCCCATCTGCTCAGGGCGGATGGGGACTTTGTACGTGGGCACAAAGAGTGACGGGTCGGTCACGATGAACGCGAGGTCCGGGAGATCGACGGATTGCAGCCACCAGAAGTAGCTGTCGTCGCCGGCCTCGATGAGGACATAGCGCTGGTACTTGGGGAAGCCCAAGAGGCCTTTGGGGAAGGTGATGACTCGGTCGTCGCCGACTTCGAGTTCGCCGAAACGTGATGAGCAGACTTTCATCGTCTACGTCCTTGTGCAACCAACCATCCTGGGTTCCATGCCCGCAGGGACATCCTGTCGCGGGCCGGCGGCTCCAACCGCCTGTTTCTTTTTCCTGGGCGTTCGGGGCCGGTTGCCAGGGCCCGTCGTGCCGCGCAAATGCTGCGCGTCTAGCGCAAAAAGTCGAGTAAGCTCAGCTGCAAGTTGGACGACCCGACCTGCATCGATGCCTGCAGTTGCAGCTGCAACTGCGAGAATTTCGTCAAAACCTCGGTCAGATCGGCGTCTTGGAGTTCGCTGAGCATGCGTTCTTCCTGAAAACCTTGGTCTTCCACCAGCCGGAGCTGGTCTTCGATCCGTCGGGCCTGGACACCGACCTCCGCTCGGGCGGAAATGACCTGATCGATGTCATCTTCGATAGAAGACCCAGCAATCGTGATGCCAAGCTCGTTGTTTGTGGCCAGTGCCGCGCGTAATTCCATCAGATGGGTCAACATGTTGTCCACACGGACCTGCGCGGTGTCTTCGCCGGCGATCGTCGCGCCGCTCCCCGCGTTGCCGACGAGTCCGAGGTGCTCGGCCGCGAGACTCAGCCCGGCATTCGCCACCACAAAATCGTTCGCGCCCGCGGTGTTGTCGGTCACGACCAGGCCGTTACCCGTGGTCGCCATCGTGATCTCAAAGTCGACGCCGACCGTGAGCCCGTTCGCGGTCGCCTCGGCCTGGACCAGCGCGATCACGTCATCGACGTTCACCGCCGACGCGAGGTCCACGGTGAACGTCGTGCCGTCATGCAGCGTAAACGACACGTCGGGCTCGCCGGGCTTGCTGGTCTCGACACCGATGCCTTGGCGGAACTCTGCCAACTCCGTGACGCCGTCGAGGGTACGAAGCCCGAAGTCGCTCGCGGTGGTGCCGCCGTTTTCGCCGACGGAGAGGCTGATGCCGCTGACCTCGCTGGTGATATCGAGGCCGGTCCCCTCGGCGTTGATGGTCAGGCGAACGCCCAGGCCCAGGGCCTGCACCGCGTTCTGCAAATCCTGGATGGTGCCCGCGTCGGAGAAGTCGGCGACGCCGGAGTTTTCACCCTGTGTGATCAGCAAACCGCTGCCCAGATCGACGGGGATGCCGAGGTCGCCCAGCGGGGTGTTCTCGGTGAGGCGGACGTTGAGGTTCGCACCCAGCACGGTCGTCGAGGTGGCCGATAGATTGAGCCCGAGGTCGGCCGCGGTGACACCGCCCTGCGGGTCGGCGATGGTGATCGTGTTGCCGGGGGTCGCGTCGAGGGTGTACCCGGCCTGGACCAGCTCGACCGAGCCCGCGGCCGGGTCGAGCTGCTGGATCGCGAAGTTGATCAGGATGCCGACATCCTCGAGCGAGTTGGCGGTGCTCAGGTCGACCGTGGTCGACGCGGCGTTCACCGTGAGATTGATCGAGCCGGCGGAGAAGCCCGCGCCGCGTGCGCCGTTGATGTCGGACAGCAGGATGCCGGGCGACGCCTGGGGGTCGAGGTCGACCTGGGAGCGGACGCGGGTGGAAAGCGCACCGAAGGCCTCGAAGCCGTTGCTGGTGAACTGCTCGTCACGGATCGCGCCGACGTCGTTGAAGAGGTTGACATCGGTGCCGGTGTAGCGGATGCCGCCGAGGAACTCTTCGAAGATCAGGCCGTCGTTGCCCGCGCCGTTGCTGCCGCCGAAGAGCGAGAGGTTGTTGTATTGGCGGTTGGCGATCTCGAGGATGCCGCGGAGCTGGGCGTCGATGACCTGCGACTGCGCCTCTCGCGTGTCGGCATCCGACCCGACACCGATCTGGCTCGACGCGATCTGCTGCGCCTCGATCAGGATGTTGGTCACATCGCCCAGCGACACGTCCGCGAGGTTGAGCACGCCCGTCGCGTGGTTGAGGTTGACCTGCTGCTGCTGGCGTTCCATCGCCGACTGGTTCAGGAACAGGATCGCCGACACACTGCCCGGCGCATCCGACCCCCGGCTGACCGCCTGGCCGGTCGAGATCTGGTCCTGCATCTGTAGCAGCTCGCGCTGCGTATCCTGCAAGCGCTGCCGAAGCAACGCCGAGGACATCAGCGACGAGGTGCGGCCGAGGAGTGGGGAGATGGTGGACATGGCAGTAAGGAGTCAGGAGGGAGGAGAGAGAAGTTAGAAGTCGGTGCATTATCACAAGACGTCAGATTTTCCGAAGATAGGCCGCGAGCATCCGGCCGACTTCGTCAGCGACGGTCGCTTGGCCATCGGTGTCCGCGTAAGCCAAGTCCTCCGTCAGGATGAAGAAGTAACGCAGCTCTTCCAGCGAGGCCTGCGCGATGTTCATAAAGCGTCGCTTCTCTTGCGCGGTTGCCCGGCGGAATCCCTCTGCGATGTTCGCGGGTACCGAAACCGCAGCACGCCGCATCTGTGAAACCAAGCCAAATCGCTCGTCGCTGGGGAAGCACGCAGTCATCTTGTAGGTCTGCAACACCAGCGCATGCGACTTCTGCCAAACCAACAGGTCTTCAAACCGCTTCGCACTAGGTCGTACTTCATCCATGGTGTCGTCTCGTCGCCGTCGCTTGGCCTGCCTTCTTCTATCTCCTGCCTCCTATCTCCTGAATTCTTCCTAAATGATGCTCAACAGCGTCTGCATGAGTTCGTCAACGACGCCGATGAACCGTGCGTTCGCCTGGTACATGCGCTGGTACTTCAGGAGGTCGATGGTTTCTTCGTCGGTATTCACGCCGGAGAACGCCTGCTGCTGAACCTTCAAGTTTTCCATCACGACGCTGTCGGCCTGGAGCTGCTCGCGGGCCTGGTTGGTCTGGATCGCGACGCCCTCGACGTGGCGGCTCCAGTAGCCCTGCATCGAGAGCCCGTTGAGCGACTCCATCCCGTGGCTGCGCATCCGCGCGATCTCAAGTGCGCCGGTGTTGTCGCCGACCAGGTGGTTGCGGCCGCCGGCGACGTAGCGCGGGTCGCCGACCATCTCGGTATGCACCGCGACATCGAACGCGTCGCTGCCGGTGAAGAACGTATTGATGCCCAGCGCCGCGAGAACGCCGGAGGTGTCATCGCTGAACGAGAACTGGAAGTCGGTCGAGTCGCCTTCGATATGCAGTCGGCCGTCGGGCCCGATCGTCGCGTGGATGTTGTCGATATCGTCGATGTCGTCGGTGAGCGAATCGAGCGTCGTGTCGTCGCCCGGCGGGAGCAGGACGCGGGTGTTGTTCCCCGCCGCGTCGATGCCGTCGAGGTCGATCGAGATCGTGGTCGTCACGCGCTGCCCGGTCGAGAGCTGGGTCACATGCAGGTCGAACGTGCCGTGCGTCGGCGTAAAATTGAGCCCCGCCTCGGGCCGGTCGAGGATCGCGGCCGTGTCGGCGACAGCCTCGGTCGCCCAGATGGCGTCGTGATTGACCAGGCCCGCGCTCTGGGAGTGCAGCCGATTGATCT
The sequence above is a segment of the Phycisphaeraceae bacterium D3-23 genome. Coding sequences within it:
- a CDS encoding class I tRNA ligase family protein; its protein translation is MAEVEVNWCPGLGTVLANEEVTNDGRSERGNFPVFKRPLKQWMLRITSYCDRLIEGLDHVAWPDSIKKLQRDWIGKSTGAEVDFALADGDQSIRVFTTRPDTLFGATYMVLAPEHPLVEAITTDAQHAEVQAYRALAEQMSSIERQAAGGAAGDAKNKTGVFTGGYAINPVNGEKIPVWVADYVMMGYGTGAIMAVPAHDERDYAFASKFGLPIVEVVQSPKDHDITQEAWTGHGELINSGNEEVSINGMPVDEAKKKITDWLHDKALGSPKVNYKLRDWLFSRQRYWGEPFPILHGPDGEIRTVDEADLPVELPEMDDFKPTGSDDPDAPPQPPLGRAGDDWQTVTIDGTTYQRELNTMPNWAGSCWYYLRYLDPRNNDALAGPDAERYWMLSKRGQGAKGSGGQDKGKGSKHSAPRPHDPTAPSDYHAGGVDLYVGGAEHAVLHLLYARFWHKFLCDIGTVSTPEPFGRYFAQGYIQAYCYRDERGMPVEASQVFTETGRPAAEAQGEKGASFVYEGKPVTEEFGKMGKSLRNAVGPETVCEDFGCDTLRLYEMYMGPLEQSKVWNTADIVGVHRFLNRLWRVVLDEETGRVRVADTAPDEDLNRKVHATVKRVTEAMEGMHFNVAIAALIELNNALVGQDAPPRAAVEPLIRLLNPIAPHVAEELWARLGHSTFLADTGWPTWDEAALKVDAIEIPVQVNGKLRGKVTVPVDADNDAIEQLAKQDENVAEHLDGKTVRKVIVIPKRLINIVVS
- a CDS encoding aminodeoxychorismate/anthranilate synthase component II; its protein translation is MILIIDNYDSFTYNLVQRIGELMVANGHDAEALPIKVVRNDKIAPDEALALNPTHVIVSPGPCTPNEAGVSMDVIDTFAGKTPLLGVCLGHQSIGQKFGMVVERHTKLMHGKTSPVHHDGRGLFVGMSNPFTATRYHSLIINKGSFNNERFEVTAWTDEGEIMGLRSKPGSFSDNAGDGTEHPLEGVQFHPESFLTVEGPTLLANFLGLPRPKVESVM
- the larA gene encoding nickel-dependent lactate racemase: MKTTTLRYGRDTITLSVPDSADLLNGPTIPALADPQAAVRDALRSPIGSDPLRAIAERKKPDTVCITMSDITRPVPNELIITAILEELNAAGVPDNACTILIATGMHRPSTDAEREHMLGRALMDRCTIIDHEADATDTHVRVSDDPPVSVNKLYAEADLKIVTGLIEPHFMAGYSGGRKGICPGLVDLATVQRFHGVQTMGDLNSREGLMEGNPCHAISMAVATKVGCDFLVNAAITHDRRPAGVYAGDMVEAHLAGCAQVGDWTSADLETTYDLVITSAGGYPLDESFYQTIKGVVMALPALHGDSTLVVCSGCKEVGSPEFTKLMAEYGTDHRAFLDHIETSGVTGKDQWSYQMHTRVLEKIGVDRLLLANDEIARDDQPGLAVSPLRGEGAVQQRVQAFVDRYVAEHPDARIAVVPEGPYTMLRAGVLV
- a CDS encoding DUF2809 domain-containing protein; the encoded protein is MPSLGKQRAMYFSVAVAAVPIGLIARSFRTGADASTPVGFVATYLGDVLWAVLFFFVFAGVLPRWRTGALAGLTLGVTVGIELSQLYHGEPLATLRGFGPTRFLLGTNFLWSDVLCLVVGTAIAAGVHGVLNRK
- a CDS encoding flagellin, with amino-acid sequence MSRINTNVSSLIARNNLARTNSDLGVRLQRLSTGLRINRGADDPAGLIVSERLRTEIAGIGQSVDNIERASNVIATTEGGLQEINNLLTSIKSLVVESANTGAFSREEIEANQLQIDSAIESITRISNTASFAGLKLLNGSLDYLTSGIVTSQISDVQINGANFGLNTSIPVTVEVLNSAEHGSLFLSGNGTGTFSSAVSFEVQGSTGVQAFSFASGTSLSAVAVAINAVSDATGIQAVLASAADPTSGLILQSAEFGSNAFVSVNKLTGGEFFNAYDAQGGAAIIRDVGVDTLALINGNLALGDGLDIALNSPTLNVELTLTSGAAQTVNSPYTYTITGGGATYQIGGSINTQQQVGFGIQSVAASRLGNSRVGFLNSIVAGEANSLVAGNARAASDIIDAAIDRVSILRGRLGSFERNTLDTSLRSQQVALENLTASESSIRDTDFATETAALTRAQILQQAGTSTLAIANSTAQSVLALLG
- the csrA gene encoding carbon storage regulator CsrA — its product is MLVLSRQRDETIMIGDEIEITVVDIRGDKVRLGINAPRSIQVHRKEVYEAIRRENADASKVEVDDLNAIDQNLRKRNGRSVPRAKIE
- a CDS encoding flagellar assembly protein FliW, which gives rise to MKVCSSRFGELEVGDDRVITFPKGLLGFPKYQRYVLIEAGDDSYFWWLQSVDLPDLAFIVTDPSLFVPTYKVPIRPEQMGEIGIHSIDDAQVLVIVNKRGETLTGNLQGPLVIHVTDRVGEQLVLSDRRFTTRVPLVELPSPLQAQSA
- a CDS encoding flagellin produces the protein MSTISPLLGRTSSLMSSALLRQRLQDTQRELLQMQDQISTGQAVSRGSDAPGSVSAILFLNQSAMERQQQQVNLNHATGVLNLADVSLGDVTNILIEAQQIASSQIGVGSDADTREAQSQVIDAQLRGILEIANRQYNNLSLFGGSNGAGNDGLIFEEFLGGIRYTGTDVNLFNDVGAIRDEQFTSNGFEAFGALSTRVRSQVDLDPQASPGILLSDINGARGAGFSAGSINLTVNAASTTVDLSTANSLEDVGILINFAIQQLDPAAGSVELVQAGYTLDATPGNTITIADPQGGVTAADLGLNLSATSTTVLGANLNVRLTENTPLGDLGIPVDLGSGLLITQGENSGVADFSDAGTIQDLQNAVQALGLGVRLTINAEGTGLDITSEVSGISLSVGENGGTTASDFGLRTLDGVTELAEFRQGIGVETSKPGEPDVSFTLHDGTTFTVDLASAVNVDDVIALVQAEATANGLTVGVDFEITMATTGNGLVVTDNTAGANDFVVANAGLSLAAEHLGLVGNAGSGATIAGEDTAQVRVDNMLTHLMELRAALATNNELGITIAGSSIEDDIDQVISARAEVGVQARRIEDQLRLVEDQGFQEERMLSELQDADLTEVLTKFSQLQLQLQASMQVGSSNLQLSLLDFLR
- a CDS encoding four helix bundle protein, with protein sequence MDEVRPSAKRFEDLLVWQKSHALVLQTYKMTACFPSDERFGLVSQMRRAAVSVPANIAEGFRRATAQEKRRFMNIAQASLEELRYFFILTEDLAYADTDGQATVADEVGRMLAAYLRKI